A stretch of DNA from Leptospira barantonii:
GACGGGAATTACCTTCAATCTCGCGCCTTTTTCCGAACACAACATCTGCCAGGGAACGATATTCGCGTGGTGTTCCAACCAACTGATGATGATCTCGTCGTTCTTACCTATGTTTTGTTTTCCCCAGGTTTGTGCGACAAGATTGATCGCTTCGGTCGCTCCGCGCACGAATACGATTTCGTTCGTTGAAGAAGCGTTTAAAAAGCGGGAAGTTTTTTCTCTCGCGGCTTCATACGCGTCGGTCGCTCTTGCGGCTAACGTGTGTGCGCCTCTGTGTATATTCGAATTCTCGTGTTCGTAAAATTCGGAGATACGATCGATTACACTCTGAGGTTTTTGAGTTGTGGCCGCGTTGTCCAACCAGACCAATTCTCTTCCGTTGATCTTTTCCTTGAGAATCGGAAAATCCTTTTTTAAAGAAGCGATATCCAATCCGCCGGAAGACAAATTCACTTTTGGGATGAGGCTCGGGCTGAATCCGAACGATTCAATCGACTGACTTCCGGGAACGTCCGGTACAAAAGAACGTATGTCCTCCAAAAAAGAAAACGAAGTGGAGAATGGTTGTGCGCCGATCCCCACGTTTTTAGAAGTAAGTCCTCCCGGAAAAGAGGGAAGGTTCGATCCGGATAAGATTCCGTCCGGAATTCTGCTCAATTCGGATTCGCTTAGATTTAAACCATAAGAATTCTCTAATATAGAGCCCGACTTGACCGGAGCCGTTTTTTGAACCAAGGACTTGGATTCCGTTACGGAAGAATCCGAAAGAATCAATTCTTCCACACTTCCGCCTTTGGGGAGAGAACCGAAAAGTTCCCCCGCCATACTCGCGATCACGCTTGGATCGATAAAACCTTGCAGTTCTTTTTGTCCAGAAGAGGGTAAATCTTTCGGAACCCAAGAAAGAGGATCACTTGTACTCATGATAGTTACCCACGTCCACGTTCTCCAGAACGCCGATCGCATCGTCGGTAAGAATCGCGGCCGAACAATATAAGGAAATCAGATAAGAACCGATCGCGGAACGATTGATTCCCATAAAACGAACCGAAAGACCAGGAGTTTGTTCTCCGGGAAGACCGGGTTGAAATAAGCCGATGATCCCTTGTTTTTTTTCTCCCACTCTCAA
This window harbors:
- a CDS encoding family 2A encapsulin nanocompartment cargo protein cysteine desulfurase; the protein is MSTSDPLSWVPKDLPSSGQKELQGFIDPSVIASMAGELFGSLPKGGSVEELILSDSSVTESKSLVQKTAPVKSGSILENSYGLNLSESELSRIPDGILSGSNLPSFPGGLTSKNVGIGAQPFSTSFSFLEDIRSFVPDVPGSQSIESFGFSPSLIPKVNLSSGGLDIASLKKDFPILKEKINGRELVWLDNAATTQKPQSVIDRISEFYEHENSNIHRGAHTLAARATDAYEAAREKTSRFLNASSTNEIVFVRGATEAINLVAQTWGKQNIGKNDEIIISWLEHHANIVPWQMLCSEKGARLKVIPVDETGQIILSEYERLLSPRTKLVSITQVSNALGTVTPLVPIIEQAHKFGAKVLVDGAQAVSHIPIDVQALDCDFYVFSGHKVFAPTGIGVLFGKSDVLETIPPWQGGGNMIEDVTFEKTVYQPAPFRFEAGTGNIADAVGLGAAIDYLDQIGMKNIADYEHSLLEYGTEQLQRIPSLRLIGTSKDKAGVLSFVLEGFKTEDVGRFLNQEGIAVRSGHHCAQPILRRFGLENTVRPSLALYNTCDDIDALVSALFDLRGGRTSGPL